AGGCAGTAGCTGGCCAGGGGCAGCAGCTCGGTGGGGGACAACAGCATGGCGGGGGCTTCGCTTTCTTACGTTTCGGGCCAGGCTCAACGGCCTGGCGCCAGCGTAGGGGGCGAGCCACTCGCGGCCAAGACACAGCTGCGCCCACCCGCGCTGCGCTGTATCAGTGCCCTCAGCGATACAGCCGCCGGCAGCGGCACCTTTTACGGCACGGCCCGTGGCTGACGGTGTAGCTCCATGGCTCCGCCTCCCTGCCGCCAGATAGCCCGGTCCACACGGCCGGCTTCCCACACCGGGGTCAGCAGGGCACCAAAGGTGCGCGGGAAAAAGTCGCCCCGGCTGTCTTGGTCCAGCGCAAACGCCGCTTGGCCCTGGGCCTGTGCCATCAGCTGCGTGCCCTCTCGCCAGATGCGCAAAGGCAGCCCGCCAAGCACATAGTCCCCGACCAGGGCCTGGAGCAGCGCCGGGGCGGCAACCTGCACGCGGCGCGGCAGCAGTGGGCGATCGCTCAAACCCAGCGCGACCTGCGCCACATCGCCCAGGCCGCCGAGATCCGAGAGCGCGGTGTCCGCCAGCAGCACCACGGCGCGCCCCGCCTCGGGCTCCAGGGCGATCAAAGAGGAAAAGCCGCCGGTGCCGCCCTCATGGACCAGCATCGGCCGGCCCGGCACTGGCATCCGCATCCAGCTCATGGCGAACTGCGGCGTCAGCGATTGCTGGCTCAGGCGCATGCTGTCCTGCAGCTCGGGCGCCACGTCTGCGAGCAGCCCGAGCTGCGCCTGGGCATATCGCACCATATCGTCGAGGCTGGCTCGCACCATGCCGACCCCGGCTAGATTGGGAGTGATGGTCCAGGCCGCAGTCTGAGCCCCCGAGGGCAGATGACCGCGGGCTTCTGGCGCCTCCTGTCGGCCAGGCCGGCTGATGCTGGCGCTGTGCATCTGCAAGGGTTCGAACAAACCGCCTGCCAGGGCGCGCTCAAAATCGCCCCCGTGGCTGCGCGCCAGCGCCAGGGACAGCAGCATCATGGCGAAATTCGAGTACTCGACCCGGCTGCCGATGGGCACCGTCAGCTCCACCCGGCCCAGCGCTGTAAGCAGCTGCGCCTCGCTCAGATCGGCATAGGGATTGGCCGGCTGGCTCGGCGCGAAACCGGGAGGCAGCGCCGGCAGGCCGGAGCTGTGCGTCAGCAAATCGCGCAGCAGAATCTGGCGCTCGCCTTGGCGCGGTAGCTTGGTACCCGCGGGCAGATGCTTGGCGATCGGATCATCAAGGCTCCAGCGACCCTTGCGGATCAGATCTGCGGCCAGCACTGCTGCCATGGTCTTGCTGATGGAGCCGATTTCGAAGCGGCTGTCGAAACCGGGCTCCATGCCCTCGCGGCGTGGCTGGGCGCACAAGCGGGCGCGCTGCACCTGTGTCTTCTCGACCCGGGCGGCCACCACGCAGACGCCGGTACGGTCTTGCGTGAAACGCTGCGCCAGCAGCGCTTGCAAATCCTGCGGCGCGGCAACGCCGCTGTCGGCCTGAGCCAGGCCAGGGAAGAGGCTCAGCAGGCTGGAAAGGGCCAGCGTGGCCCAAGGACCCTGAGTCATGACATCTCCTTGGGATGAGGTGCTTCATCTGCAGGGGCCGGCGCGAACTGCCGGTCCAGGGCATCAATCTCGCGCTGGTAGCGCCGCGCTGCACGCAAGTTCAACGCCACGATGGCGATGAACAGCAAGAGGGCGGCGGCATGCGTCAGCGTGAACATCGTCTCCATGCCGCGGCCGGCCAGCTCGGTTTCGCGGCCCCAAAGGAACAGCCAGAAGCCGGGCAGCAGCGGGCCGATGTACCAGAGCCAGACCGAGCGCACCGCATCGCGCTGGCGCAGCAGCTCTGCGCGGTGAAATGCAGCCCAGTCCTGGCCCAGGGCCTCGGGCGGCAGCGCGCGGCAGGAGGCGCGGCGTTGCAGTTGTTGCAGCACGACCAGGGTGCCCAGCACCACCAGCAAGGCGCCCAGCTTGGTCAGCCAGAAGGGGAAGAGCCAGATGTAGAAGGCGTAGACGGGGATCACGAACAGGCCTCCGGCCAGGTACTCGACACGGTTGCGCCGTGCCACGCGGCTCTGCAGGGCGCTGGAGCGGCGACGCAACTCGTCGGCGCTCAAGTCCAGGGGCGACAGCGCCTGGGCGTGCCAGAGCTGCTGCCAGGGCTCGCCCGAGGCGGGCAAGGCGTCAGGCTTGTGCGGATGGTTCATGGAGCAGTCCTCCCGGCCTGGTGCTTGGCGGCAAGCAAGGCCTTGATGCGGTGGATCTTGGTGGCGACATGGCGTGCGCTGAGTCCGGTGACCTCGCCGATGGCGGCGGCGTCCAGGCCTTCGAGGTAGAGCAGCATCAGCTGCCGGTCGGGCATGCGCAGGCGGTGGATCCAGGCCAGGATGCGGTCCAGGTCCAGGCGGCGATCGGTGTTGTGCACGGCGGCGCCCTGGTCGCTGAGCATCTGGGATTCGGCCTCCTGCAGCTGCTCCAGATCCAGGCACAGACCCTGGCGCTCGAAGCGGCGCAGGCTGGCCTGCACATGGCTGGCACCGACGTTGTGCGCCACCCGGTAAACCCAGGTGCGCAGGCTGCAGTTGCCTTGAAAGGCCGCCAGGCTTTGCCAGAGGGCCAGCTGCAGCTCCTGGTTCAGCTCCTGGCGTTTGGCCTCGTCACGCTCGTAGCCCACCATGAAGCGGGCCAGCTCGGCGCCGTG
This region of Paucibacter aquatile genomic DNA includes:
- a CDS encoding serine hydrolase domain-containing protein yields the protein MTQGPWATLALSSLLSLFPGLAQADSGVAAPQDLQALLAQRFTQDRTGVCVVAARVEKTQVQRARLCAQPRREGMEPGFDSRFEIGSISKTMAAVLAADLIRKGRWSLDDPIAKHLPAGTKLPRQGERQILLRDLLTHSSGLPALPPGFAPSQPANPYADLSEAQLLTALGRVELTVPIGSRVEYSNFAMMLLSLALARSHGGDFERALAGGLFEPLQMHSASISRPGRQEAPEARGHLPSGAQTAAWTITPNLAGVGMVRASLDDMVRYAQAQLGLLADVAPELQDSMRLSQQSLTPQFAMSWMRMPVPGRPMLVHEGGTGGFSSLIALEPEAGRAVVLLADTALSDLGGLGDVAQVALGLSDRPLLPRRVQVAAPALLQALVGDYVLGGLPLRIWREGTQLMAQAQGQAAFALDQDSRGDFFPRTFGALLTPVWEAGRVDRAIWRQGGGAMELHRQPRAVP
- a CDS encoding RNA polymerase sigma factor, encoding MKNNNPEPPPPLPPSLPLPPASAELQAERYRQALALHGAELARFMVGYERDEAKRQELNQELQLALWQSLAAFQGNCSLRTWVYRVAHNVGASHVQASLRRFERQGLCLDLEQLQEAESQMLSDQGAAVHNTDRRLDLDRILAWIHRLRMPDRQLMLLYLEGLDAAAIGEVTGLSARHVATKIHRIKALLAAKHQAGRTAP